A stretch of the Rosa rugosa chromosome 5, drRosRugo1.1, whole genome shotgun sequence genome encodes the following:
- the LOC133711362 gene encoding uncharacterized protein LOC133711362 — protein MIDQAPLELQGQVKAVLKVMRSFDFVFYLLLMHKVMKITEVLCQTLQRKSLDFVHAMNFVGLTKSILQEMREKGWDDLVRDVESFCEKHDIDMLDMNACYKDSTCRCCQQRNFITVEHHYHMDVFNALVDFQLSELNRRLSDQALELLILSSTLDPRDNFRNFKTEVVCNLAKKFYPEDYDDGEMFALELECAYYEKDIRSDPKFQNLESISDLCLTLNKLRSKMEDEFLDDCMVLHIEKEYAESIDNESLIKEFEASCTRRVSFS, from the exons ATGATTGACCAAGCACCCTTGGAATTGCAAGGACAAGTTAAGGCTGTTCTTAAAGTTATGAggtcttttgattttgtgttctATTTGCTTCTAATGCACAAAGTAATGAAAATTACTGAAGTTCTTTGTCAAACATTGCAGCGGAAATCACTTGACTTTGTACATGCTATGAACTTTGTTGGACTTACAAAGTCAATTCTTCAGGAGATGAGAGAAAAAGGCTGGGATGATTTGGTAAGAGATGTGGAATCTTTTTGTGAAAAGCATGATATTGATATGCTTGATATGAATGCTTGTTATAAGGATAGTACATGTCGTTGTTGCCAACAAAGAAATTTCATTACAGTTGAGCATCATTACCATATGGATGTATTTAATGCTTTAGTTGATTTTCAATTGAGTGAGTTGAATAGAAGATTATCAGACCAAGCATTAGAACTCCTTATACTTAGTTCAACCTTGGATCCTCGTGATAACTTCAGGAATTTTAAAACTGAAGTTGTTTGCAATCTTGCAAAGAAGTTTTATCCCGAAGATTATGATGATGGTGAAATGTTTGCTTTAGAATTAGAGTGTGCATATTATGAAAAAGATATACGTAGTGATCCAAAATTCCAGAATTTGGAATCCATTTCTGATCTGTGCCTGACCTTG AATAAACTTAGAAGCAAGATGGAGGATGAGTTTCTTGATGATTGTATGGTCCTTCACATTGAGAAAGAGTATGCTGAATCTATTGACAATGAGTCGTTGATTAAAGAGTTTGAAGCTTCATGTACTCGTAGAGTTAGTTTTAGTTAG
- the LOC133707935 gene encoding sugar transport protein MST4-like — protein sequence MAGGFGVSTGGGDFEAKITPLVIISCIMAASGGLMFGYDIGISGGVTSMPDFLKKFFPVVYQKQQNPGLDSNYCKYDNQGLQLFTSSLYLAALMATFVASYSTKMLGRKMTMLIAGIFFCVGTVFNAAAHNLAMLIIGRILLGCGVGFANQAIPLFLSEVAPTRIRGALNILFQLNITIGILVANLINYGTSKLTDGTGWRISLGLAGVPAFMLTVGSLIVVDTPNSLIQRGQLEAGKAVLKRIRGIDNVDPEYLEIVEASRVAAEVKNPFRNLLKRRNQPSLIIGIMMQVFQQFTGINAIMFYAPVLFQTLGFKSDASLYSAVITGLVNVLSTVVSIVIVDKAGRRMLLLEAGVQMFLSQMGVAVVMGLKVKDTTNTLGHGLGILVVILICSFVASFAWSWGPLGWLIPSETFALEARSAGQSIAVFTNMLFTFIIAQAFLSMLCKMKSGIFFFFSAWVLVMTLFTVFLIPETKNVPIEEMNDRVWKKHWFWKRFMDEWDMEAPKGHA from the exons ATGGCCGGAGGATTTGGGGTGTCAACGGGAGGTGGAGATTTTGAAGCCAAGATCACGCCTCTTGTGATCATTTCTTGCATAATGGCAGCTAGTGGAGGACTCATGTTTGGTTACGATATTGGTATTTCAG GCGGTGTCACATCAATGCCCGATTTTCTAAAGAAATTCTTCCCAGTTGTATATCAGAAGCAACAAAATCCAGGACTTGATAGCAATTACTGCAAATACGATAATCAAGGGCTACAACTGTTCACATCTTCGTTGTACCTCGCTGCTTTAATGGCAACTTTTGTTGCATCGTACTCAACCAAAATGCTAGGTCGAAAGATGACCATGTTGATTGCTGGGATTTTCTTTTGTGTGGGAACAGTTTTTAATGCTGCAGCTCATAACCTTGCGATGCTCATTATTGGGAGGATCTTACTTGGTTGTGGAGTTGGATTTGCTAACCAG GCGATTCCACTTTTCCTATCCGAGGTCGCACCCACAAGAATTCGGGGGGCACTTAACATACTCTTCCAGCTCAATATTACTATTGGCATTCTGGTTGCAAACCTTATCAATTACGGAACTTCCAA ACTAACTGACGGAACGGGATGGAGAATATCACTAGGTTTGGCTGGCGTTCCAGCATTTATGCTAACTGTGGGGTCTCTTATTGTGGTAGACACTCCGAATAGTTTGATCCAACGAGGTCAGTTGGAGGCAGGAAAAGCAGTTCTTAAAAGGATCCGAGGTATTGACAATGTCGATCCAGAATACCTGGAGATTGTTGAGGCAAGTCGTGTGGCTGCAGAAGTGAAGAATCCCTTCAGAAATCTTCTTAAGCGTAGGAACCAGCCTTCTTTGATCATTGGAATAATGATGCAG GTTTTCCAACAATTCACTGGCATTAATGCAATCATGTTTTATGCACCAGTCTTGTTCCAGACCTTGGGATTTAAGAGTGATGCATCTCTCTATTCAGCTGTCATAACAGGACTTGTCAATGTCCTGTCAACTGTTGTATCAATTGTCATTGTGGACAAAGCTGGTCGCCGCATGCTTTTGCTAGAAGCTGGTGTCCAAATGTTCCTTTCACAAATGGGCGTTGCAGTGGTGATGGGACTGAAAGTTAAGGATACAACCAACACCCTCGGACATGGCTTGGGAATTCTTGTGGTAATTTTGATCTGCAGTTTTGTGGCATCCTTTGCATGGTCTTGGGGACCTCTAGGGTGGTTGATCCCAAGTGAGACATTTGCCCTTGAGGCTCGCTCTGCAGGGCAAAGTATTGCTGTTTTTACCAACATGCTGTTCACATTTATTATAGCACAGGCTTTCCTCTCAATGCTTTGCAAAATGAAGTCCGgcatattctttttcttctcagcCTGGGTCCTTGTCATGACACTCTTTACAGTCTTCTTAATTCCTGAGACCAAGAATGTCCCTATTGAAGAGATGAATGACCGAGTGTGGAAGAAGCACTGGTTCTGGAAGAGATTCATGGATGAATGGGATATGGAGGCACCCAAAGGGCATGCTTGA
- the LOC133710213 gene encoding large ribosomal subunit protein eL36y-like, with protein MAPAQPKTGLFVRLNKGHVTTKRELAPRPSDRKGKTSKRVHFVRNLIREVAGFAPHEKRITELLKVGKDKRALKVAKRKSGTHKRAKKKREEMSNVLSKIRSGGGATEKKK; from the coding sequence ATGGCTCCGGCACAGCCCAAGACTGGGCTCTTCGTCAGATTGAACAAGGGACACGTCACCACCAAGCGTGAATTGGCTCCTCGCCCTTCTGACAGAAAAGGGAAAACGAGCAAGAGGGTCCACTTTGTGAGGAACCTGATCAGGGAAGTTGCTGGGTTTGCTCCACATGAGAAGAGGATCACTGAGCTCTTGAAGGTCGGTAAGGACAAGCGTGCTCTTAAGGTCGCCAAGAGGAAGTCGGGTACCCACAAGAGGgccaagaagaagagagaggagatGTCCAATGTTCTTAGCAAGATAAGGTCTGGTGGTGGCGCCACCGAGAAAAAGAAGTGA